Within the Rosa rugosa chromosome 2, drRosRugo1.1, whole genome shotgun sequence genome, the region GTTGTTCAGGTATCAGTCTAAAAGTCCAATCCACCTATCAGGTCTGCTCTACCATTTGAGGTTTCAGACACTAGGCCCTTGCCTCTGTTTGTACTTTTTCAACAAAAGGATAAAAACTGAAGCAAATGATGTGAATATAAAAGCATATTTcagttcaaaataaataaagtagTAGCCATTTCGGTTGTAAGTCATGGGAGACTAACCAACCTAAAGTTTTGCaccacagaaaaaaaaaatgcaattaaGATGAAACAGGAAAAGCTtggaaacaaaaagaataaagcATAAGACACTAGACAATAATGTACAGTATTATTACCTTCCAATGAGTCCTGACAGAGGGCCACTTGTTattctaaaaagaaaagaataaaagttAGGATTTAACACCACAAATCTAAAATTTAAACTCAATTTTGACATAAGAAACAATTTGTGTGCTTCACTCATTTGACTTACCCACTTGATATACCACCACCAGCAGAAAAACCTCCACTTGGCCGCTCAACGACGTTCATTGTAATATCAACCTTACCACTGTCTACAATTTTGCAATAATATTAGAAAACAAATTCAACCATATAAATGATCCATGTAGCAATcatcaaaacataaacaaaattaTATCAATTGAATTACTTATATACCACCTGCTGGTTGGGGAATAATGCTAACATCTTCCATAAGCCCCATAGTCAATACCGTTTCCACATCTCTCTTTCCTTGAAGCATACTGTAGACCTACATAGGCATCACCCCAAGTTGCAACCCTTTAAAAGTGGACATGTCAACACTAGATTTAGTGCATGACTTTAATGAAGAACCATCTATGCACAAATACTTGATgactaaaagagaaaaatcactAGACTCCAGTTGCCAACCCAGAAAACGAAAAGGTACACAATCCATCTGATTTGAAATCTATAAAGTGGAGCTTTTCTTGATCAAAAGTGTAAAAGAGGTCAACCATTCCCTCTTTACACTACAAAACTTTAGTTAAAGGTTTTAAAAACAAGGAAACTATAGTAATTAACTGTTATTTCTATCtaccactttctctctctccatttaCTAATTTTACATGCTAAAAATGAAATTAACAAAGAAGAAAGTATTTCTTCCCTTGCAtggaaaaaaattaatgaaaagaaaTAAGATTATCAGAAAAGCCAGCATAACTAGACAATCAGGGCAATGCCTTAAAGCAAAACCACCGTTCCCAACTAGCACTGAAAAATTATTGTTCAAGatacccacaaaaaaaaaaaagttccagTAAAGTACCTGTCCTTTTTTAGTTGTGAGTTGGCGAAGTATGGTCTCTGGCTTTGTCTTCCCGATAGTTGGCTCACCCCTAAGAAGAGCCATAAAGCATTAGTCAAGAAATCTTGTCACTGCACCTTTTCCatatattttaaattttgagTATATCTAATGACGCAACATCTGTAAATCTGAACTCAAGTAAGCAGAATCTTACGTCTTCCTGTCAAGGAACCGTATGGCGATGTTATTGACTTCAGTTTCTGAAACTTGTAACTTAAGAATACCTCCTGATAGAACCTCAACAGCTGAAACCTATAAAGTAGTTGAGGAAAAAATTGTCTACTATTACGTAAATCATTGATAACAAAGAAAGTGTTCAAGTCTGAGAAATAATTCGACAATCTACAACACATAAAACATTAACTTCTTCTGTCTAAATGTTAAGAATGTAAAATAAAAAGTCAAATATTTATAGGGATGAGAAACGAACCATGGCAAAAAGTCCCCGATCCATGTACCAATCATTGATGGAAGTGATTACTTCATTCAAACGCTTAAGATTAATAACTTTTCCTGCACAACTTGACACCAAAATCTAAAATAAATATAGGCTTCCTCACATTTTGAAAAGTGacactagaaaaaaaaaaagatctttcATGCAAGGCGTCTGAACTCCCACACATGCAGCCGTGGATTGGTATATAAGATATCGAAGAAAAACCTACCATATCCATCATAAAATGCATCCTTAAGAAACTTGGCAGGAAGAACATTTGCCCCTTCACATACTAGCCCTTGGAATTCCTGGTTCGGTTTTACCTTGCAGcattaaaagaaaaagattacATATTATTCTCATTGTACCatcaattggaaaaaaaaaaaaagacatgatTATGGCATGAGTTTGCGTCACCAATGAAACAATCACAGAAAATGTTAAAAAGGTTTGCTCACACTTATTTTCAGCTTTTTGCTTCTGGCTAAATCTCTCATTTCAGATTTAAAGACATGGATTAAAGAAAAGTTAAGAGCTAGTATGGGAAACACATAAACCCACAATCTTCAACAATCCTCGATTACTAGCACATGGCCGCAATATAGCTACGCCTAACCTCACCCAAATGCACCATTTTATGAACAATAAAAACTAATACTTggttcacaaaaccattacttTCACATTCTTTAAGCTCTTTCCCTCCATTAAAAATCAtctggaaaaaaataaaaagaaggaaaaaacaaagaacTCAATTTCGAAACAAAGTATATGCAATCCAAAGTGTTCAACAATCCTTGATTACTAGCATAAGGCTACATTAAAGCTATGCAAACCTCACCCAAATGCACAATTGTACTCatgtttattacaataaaagtTAATTCTTGGTTTACAAAGTCACTGCTTTCACTTTCTTTATGCTCTCTGCCTTCACTTAAACCAATAAACAAGGTAAAAACAAACCACTCAATTCAATTTCGACAATAACACACTACACCTACACAAACCTCACCATTATGTACAATTGTATACAGTAACATCAACCATAAAAACTAATGCTTGGTTCACAAAAATCGCAACTTTCACCATCTTTATGCTCTACACCTACACTAATATGAACAATATACACTAATGCTTTagttcacaaaaccattacttTCTCGAATTCAATTTCGACAAACAATGTATAATGCAACTACCTGAAAGATCAATCTGATACCATCCCTTGTATCAATGGCCACAGGCATACATTGGCAGAAATAGCCACTATCAATGATCCTATGCACGTCTTCCTGGACCTCACGCACAGTGAGTGCCGAGTTTGCTCGGCAAGCCTTGAGTGCCCCCAAGGCCTCCAATTCCAGGTCCTTCCTCTCCAACTCCTCGCCGTCCTTGTTCCTTATCAGCACCTCGCTTATCAGAACCCTCTCCTCCGATCCAGACCGAGTCGACTCGTCGGACCGACTCAGCGACAACGAAGCCGAGCACAGAAGCGGCGACTTCCTGACCAGCCAGCTCCGGTCGGACTTGGACTCGGCCGAGTCGCCGGACCGAGTCAGGGACAGCGTCGCCGAGCACAGAACCGGCCGATTCGAGTCGGCGGACCGGGTCTGGGGCCGTTGCGAGCGAGCCTTGATCGAGTCGATGAGTTGACTCAGCGAGTTGTTGGAGAAGAGGGAGCGGAGGTCGAATcgcggcggaggaggagagtGGGGGAGTTTGAGAGAAGGGAAGGAAATGAAGCGAACGTCGTCGTTTCGGCGCATTGTGTTGGAAATTGGGGAGGGTTTTAGGAGGAGAAGATAAACCCTAGAGAGTAGAGAGAGCTTGGGGAAGACTCTAGTTACTTCAGCAGAGGGGTTTTGGTGAAGAAGACGGAGAGTCCCGGATGGGTCCGGAGTCGGGTCGTGGGTTTGGGCCGTTTATTTCTTTTCCAATGTGGGCTTTGTAATCGTTTCGGATATTATATCATCACTTTTGACACAATAATTGTTCACGGCGTGAATAGGGCTCCAGCAGGTAGGGTACCCATCGGGGTATTCGACCCTAATGAGGGAGAAATTGGGGGCTAATTGGGTAATGGGGACGGGGATTCTAatgttcaatttttttaaaatcgGATGTTTTGTTATTATTTCTAACATAATAGCTTCTAGGTATGAGAATGTGTTATTGTGGCAGATTTTCAGACACTGTTTTGAAgtgtttttgagccagtgaacCAATTGAAGCTACTGTTTAGGTTAATGTCATAGAAATATTGTGATGTGTATATCGGATTTGTGCAAACTGACTATAGTCGAGAAGTAACAAGTTGTCAAGTTCTATTTATGGAAAGGGCAACAGGCAACTACCTGAGCTATTGAGACTTACAAATGCTGAAGTAGCTTCTGATTCCTAGTTTCTTTGGCACCCCACTATCATAGTACTACTATGGAATTCTTGTGTCTTTCACCATCCATCACAGAGCTCTAGACTGCCTCCAGATCGGACATGTTACTAGTAATCATTGAATTTTCCATCACGGCGTCAGAAGTAGAATGTTGAGCCTTGCCTAGTTCCTACAATGCTTCTCCAACTGCAGTAATTGAACGATGATGATTGGTGGCTTGCTTTATAGCAAATGTGAAAGAAACTTTGTAGAAAGTCCGAAAAAAATATGACATTCCGCTTCAATTTGGAAACCCAAACACGATTTACATCCCTCCAGAGCATTCGAATTCTCCTCGAGCCCTACTAGAAACCTTACATTGGTTGATTTGGTTCACAAACGAAGTTGTAGGAATGCAAAACAAAAGAATGTCATACATAAAAATAATGATCACTGAATTTCCCATCATGGTTTCAAAATATAGACCTTAGCCTCATTCCCTACAATGCTTCTCCATATCTGGAGTAACTGAATGATGATGATTGCTTGCTTGCTTAAGAGAAACTGCGTACAAAATCTGAGAAAAATCGATGTACATTCTTCCATAGCGTTCAACATTTCTTCTCGTCCTAGTAGAAGCCTTACATGGGTTTACGCATTGCCAAACAAAATATTGTCATGCATGTAGCTTAaacacaacaaaacaaaatgcTCTGTTCTCTTCTATGTTTCTAAGATCAAAGCTACTAGAATTTTCCTATTAATCGAAGGGTTGATCATCTCCAAAATGGTATCCTGAACCGCTAAGGAAACCCAATGACTGACAGTACTGCAGCTCCTTCACCTCACACCTCTGTTATAGTTGCAATGCATACCAAATGATTACCACCCCTCTGAATCAAAAATCATTCAACAAAGAAGTTGTCTGTTTCAAGCAAAATACATTGATCAATAACTATAAATATTATGCAACCAAAGCAAAATGCATGCCACGTACAAtatgaataattaattaattacctaGGTGATGATATAGTCTTGCAGGGTATCCATTATCACGGAAAATATTGAATTCTTCCAACCACATGCCCTCATTTATATCATCTATCTCAACATATGCTAGATAAAAGTTCACCACACCAGCGGCATCAACTGCATCCAATATTAGTTCATACATACATCTATGATGATACAGCGGCTTCATCCAGGTTCTCTGCACTCTCACAAGTTGCAGTTGGGTTTTCTAGAAGAGGATTATCAACCCAAACCAAGCACTTAATCAGATAATTAGATAGATGTAAACGATATTTATGCTTTGTTTCACGCCCATAACCACTTAGTAAGAAAGAGATGTACAGTAAAAAGCATGCATTGCATTAGCAATCTGAAACTTTGACAAGTATAATATACATCCAAGACTATAGGGGATATGGAAGTCTGTTTGCACAAACATATACACCTCCCAAGTATTTCGAAATTTTAAATCCTATTTTCTCTTTTGTAAAACTGAAAATTCATCCGAATTCAACAAACATAGTACCTGAATTGCATTTGCATGCGCATTTTCAATGACCAACACTTGGTCATAAGCCACCAAAGTATTGCAACTTTTTCAAAGACTCTTATAGAAAAGTTATGCAATATTTTGGTAGGCAAGCAAAAATGATGCAAGATCGGTCGCCTTCACAGTTCACACTGAGGCCGGCTAAGGGTAAAATCAGATATGTGTGACAATTCGAAGGTAAAATCATGTAGTCTTTCACATAAGGGCTAACTAGTGAATTAGCGCATGTTATGAGTTCATGTATACCTTTCGCTTGTTGAACTCTTCCACAGCAAAACGGGCAGGTCCTATTCCCCCTAAATCCATATGATAATCAATCCCCTGTTCATATAATAAGAGAGTCAAGGGATACTGCAGATTGATACAAATTAGCATTCAGTAAGTAACAACAGGGAGTCCAAAATCATATACCCTATTAACAGTCATTGGAATTCGAACCCCATTTTCATCATAACACCCCATTTCAAACAGATAAGAAGAAAGACGATCATCCATCGAAGGCGCATCCTTATTTTTGTTACTGTGATTGGGGTTGTGGTTGATAGCTTCAAATCTCCCAATCCTCAAAACTAGACGTCCatttttgtgaatacatttacTACTAGTCATAGTACTCGCCATCTTTCCAAGCACAGAACGAAGAGCCATAGTCTCTAAATTGCGCAGCACCGAATTAGTAATAAAGACTTAATTAGTTAATCACCAAAAAAGAATGGCTTTCTTCTTACCTTGAAATGTAGAACAGCTTGAAATTTAGAACAGAGAATAGCAGAGGAATCCGCCAAGGTTTAAGTTGCCAATTGAACCCTAATTTGACCAAAAATTTTGGCAATTGCAGaaacttttatttttatgaatCTCGAATAATATGATAAATGCCACGTCATTTATTTATCAATTGAAGCATTA harbors:
- the LOC133732553 gene encoding outer envelope protein 80, chloroplastic — protein: MRRNDDVRFISFPSLKLPHSPPPPRFDLRSLFSNNSLSQLIDSIKARSQRPQTRSADSNRPVLCSATLSLTRSGDSAESKSDRSWLVRKSPLLCSASLSLSRSDESTRSGSEERVLISEVLIRNKDGEELERKDLELEALGALKACRANSALTVREVQEDVHRIIDSGYFCQCMPVAIDTRDGIRLIFQVKPNQEFQGLVCEGANVLPAKFLKDAFYDGYGKVINLKRLNEVITSINDWYMDRGLFAMVSAVEVLSGGILKLQVSETEVNNIAIRFLDRKTGEPTIGKTKPETILRQLTTKKGQVYSMLQGKRDVETVLTMGLMEDVSIIPQPADSGKVDITMNVVERPSGGFSAGGGISSGITSGPLSGLIGSFAYSHRNLFGRNQKLHVSLERGQIDSLFRINYSDPWISGDDMRTSRTIMVQNSRTPGTLIHGNQLDGSNLTIGRISAGIDYSRPIRPKWSGTAGLTFQHAGARDEKGSPIIKDFFSSPLTASGNSYDDMLLAKLETVYTGSGDSGSSMLKFNMEQGLPVLPDWLFFNRMNARARKDLEIGPTHLLFSVSGGHVVGNFPPHEAFVIGGTNSVRGYEEGAVGSGRSYAVGSGEISFPLLGPVGGVIFADYGTDLASGPTVPGDPAGARLKPGSGYGYGLGIRLDSPLGPLRLEYAFNDKGTPRFHFGVGHRN